TTCTGGCAGAGCCAGCCGGTGCCATCGGAATAGCCATAAAGATAGCCGCCCACCAGAACGACCCCGCCATGGTGGTTCTTCATGACCTTGTTCTCGTAAACATCGGCGGTCTCGTTGTCCGGGCCGATCTTGATGAGTTTGTTGCCGGCGCCGTACCCGGCCGTAACGTACACGCAGCCGTCGTGGAAAATCGGCGTCGGGACGACCGCGGTGCGTCCTGGGAACGAAGATTTCCAAAGCAGTTTGCCATCCTTCGCCGAGACACCGGCGACGTAGGATGCGGTCAGTTGGATGTACTGCCGGACACCGTTGGGTTCGGCCACGATGATGGATGAATAATGCGCGGCCTCGGTGAATTCCTTGGATTGCCAGACGAGTTTGCCATTCGTGTTGTCGAGCGCGGCGATCGTGCCGCGTCCGCCCCCCGGAGTGCAGACGACGAGGTTTCCATCCACCAATACGGACTCGGTATAGCCCCAATTAGGGATCCCGCCGCCGAGATTGCGCGTGCTTTCCCGCCAGAGCACGCGGCCATCCCCAACATCCGCGCAGATCAGATCACCCCGTCCGCCCATGGCATAAACACGAGTGCCGTCCACGGTCGGAGTGCCGCGCGGACCGTCGCCGCGGCGTTCGGCAAACACGGGCCCGACTTTGGCGGCCCAGAGTTCTTTTCCGGACTGGGCATCCAGCGCGAGGAGAATTTCGCTTTCGTCGCGCGTCCCCATCGTGAAGA
The sequence above is a segment of the Verrucomicrobiota bacterium genome. Coding sequences within it:
- a CDS encoding polyvinylalcohol dehydrogenase, which translates into the protein MNAKRVASCAWSASLSLISSLGLVSAAAHDWPQWRGPDRTDVSKETGLLKQWPEGGPKRVWLYENAGAGYSGPSISESKLFTMGTRDESEILLALDAQSGKELWAAKVGPVFAERRGDGPRGTPTVDGTRVYAMGGRGDLICADVGDGRVLWRESTRNLGGGIPNWGYTESVLVDGNLVVCTPGGGRGTIAALDNTNGKLVWQSKEFTEAAHYSSIIVAEPNGVRQYIQLTASYVAGVSAKDGKLLWKSSFPGRTAVVPTPIFHDGCVYVTAGYGAGNKLIKIGPDNETADVYENKVMKNHHGGVVLVGGYLYGYSDGTGWLCQNFKTGEEMWSERRKLGKGAVTVADGMLYCLDENDGTVALVEASPKGWQERGRFKLNPQTTLRSPQGRIWTHPVVCNGKLFLRDQNLIHCYDIKGG